In one window of Musa acuminata AAA Group cultivar baxijiao chromosome BXJ3-2, Cavendish_Baxijiao_AAA, whole genome shotgun sequence DNA:
- the LOC135631056 gene encoding large ribosomal subunit protein eL20z-like, with protein MAMRDPPLPFCGIGIGWALFVSGFFLASIPWYVGVFILLFVATDYREKPGLVACTVAAVLALIPLILNAFKFHVFW; from the exons ATGGCCATGAGGGATCCTCCCCTCCCTTTCTGCGGCATTGGCATTGGCTGGGCTTT GTTCGTGTCAGGTTTTTTCCTTGCTTCAATTCCGTGGTATGTTGGTGTTTTCATTCTGCTCTTTGTTGCTACAGACTACAGAGAGAAACCAGGACTGGTTGCATGTACAGTTGCT GCGGTTCTGGCACTCATTCCTCTAATCCTCAACGCCTTCAAATTCCATGTGTTCTGGTGA
- the LOC135631798 gene encoding protein MEI2-like 2 isoform X1 has product MDLTLRNSVPIRSLNTDSVNTLEKVDNAPEIPSGSDVLYGSNDVGLFSSSLPVLRHGKLNFSDTLGGVHSTVDASSKLKKLSKDVEGKVRVDDFKLQGMGLLLPDDEEALLSGIMDDFDLSGLPGKVDELEDYDLFGNLGGMELDSDPTESITVGMAKASISDGFLGNGIGQYSLPNSVGAVSGEHPYGEHPSRTLFVRNINSNVEDSELQLLFEQYGEIRSLYTACKHRGFVMISYYDIRSARTAMRALQNKPLRRRKLDIHFSIPKDNPSDKDMNQGTLVIFNLDPSVSNDDLRQIFGAYGEVKEIRETPHKQHHKFIEFFDVRAAEAALRSLNKSDIAGKRIKLEPSRPGGARRNLMQHLTHELEQDETRVYLHHGGSPINNSPPGPWAHFSSPNDNIPLQVFSQSQNGLAMSPIVNDHLPGLGSVFPPMLSTSVKIAPIGKDQTRLNHADHIISRSSLLHGGGYHSHSFPDHSCGVMTSASGNLASFGSSTPNSSGVGTLTGPQFLWGKLTSYPENTQSSVWQPLPTGSSFMSNGQGQGQSFLYSSSHGSFLRSSHNQNPHHVGSAPSVVPFQRQYGYFPESAEPSFMNQFALGNIGFNRKGGTGLMNMTPHPTLNQGIISGSMSDNNSPNVRMMSAHRSGPTLFGNAPYPALSSIGIDGLVDWHRSRRVDNHGGQADKQQYQLDLDKIIKGEDTRTTIMIKNIPNKYTSKMLLAAIDETHSGTYDFLYLPIDFKNKCNVGYAFINMSSPSHVVSFYKAFNGKKWEKFNSEKVASLAYARIQGRSALVAHFQNSSLMNEDKRCRPILFDPEGADTGNEVLQELFPSSSLHIQQEDGAVSVGVSPESPQGSSPSGKSEKSTLSGTVLKE; this is encoded by the exons ATGGATCTGACTTTGAGGAATTCAGTTCCAATCC GTTCTTTAAATACTGATTCAGTGAACACACTGGAGAAGGTTGATAATGCTCCTGAAATTCCTTCTGGTTCCGATGTTCTTTATGGATCAAATGACGTTGGCCTTTTCTCTAGCTCATTGCCGGTCCTTCGTCATGGGAAAT TAAACTTTTCGGATACACTCGGTGGTGTTCACTCAACTGTTGATGCATCTTCTAAATTGAAAAAGCTAAGCAAAGATGTGGAGGGTAAGGTTCGTGTGGATGATTTCAAACTCCAAGGAATGGGGCTTTTGTTACCTGATGATGAAGAAGCACTTTTGTCTGGCATTATGGATGATTTTGACCTTAGTGGGTTGCCTGGTAAAGTTGATGAGTTGGAGGATTATGATCTTTTTGGCAATTTAGGGGGTATGGAATTGGATTCTGATCCTACAGAGAGTATTACAGTTGGTATGGCAAAGGCGAGCATCTCTGATGGCTTTTTAGGCAATGGGATTGGTCAGTACAGTCTTCCGAATAGTGTTGGGGCAGTTTCAGGAGAGCACCCATATGGAGAGCATCCTTCGAGAACTTTGTTTGTGAGGAACATTAATAGTAATGTGGAAGACTCTGAATTGCAGTTACTCTTTGAG CAATATGGGGAAATCCGCAGTCTTTATACTGCATGCAAACACAGGGGATTTGTGATGATATCTTACTATGATATTCGATCTGCTCGAACTGCCATGCGTGCCTTACAGAACAAGCCCTTAAGACGCAGaaagcttgacatccatttttcaaTTCCAAAG GATAACCCCTCAGACAAGGATATGAACCAAGGAACTCTTGTGATTTTTAATTTGGATCCTTCGGTTTCTAATGATGACCTTAGGCAAATATTTGGTGCATATGGAGAAGTTAAAGAG ATAAGGGAAACTCCTCACAAGCAACACCACAAATTTATTGAGTTCTTTGATGTCAGAGCAGCAGAAGCTGCCCTTCGGTCTTTGAACAAAAGTGATATAGCTGGGAAGCGAATAAAGTTAGAACCTAGCCGCCCTGGTGGAGCTCGGAGGAA CTTGATGCAACATCTGACTCATGAATTGGAGCAAGATGAAACGAGAGTTTATCTGCATCATGGGGGCTCACCTATTAACAATTCACCTCCAG GTCCATGGGCTCACTTCAGTAGTCCAAATGATAACATCCCACTACAAGTTTTTAGCCAGTCCCAGAATGGGTTAGCAATGAGCCCTATCGTAAATGACCATTTGCCTGGATTAGGTTCTGTATTTCCTCCGATGTTGTCAACTTCTGTCAAGATTGCACCAATCGGCAAGGACCAAACTAGGTTGAATCATGCTGACCATATAATCTCTAGAAGCAGTCTTTTACATGGAGGTGGGTATCATTCTCATTCCTTCCCAGATCATAGTTGTGGAGTGATGACGTCGGCTTCAGGAAACTTAGCTTCTTTTGGTTCTTCAACTCCAAATTCATCTGGTGTTGGAACTCTGACTGGCCCACAGTTCCTCTGGGGTAAATTGACTTCTTACCCGGAGAATACACAGTCGTCTGTATGGCAACCTCTACCTACAGGAAGTTCATTCATGTCAAATGGTCAAGGACAAGGTCAAAGCTTTCTCTATTCAAGCAGTCATGGCTCATTCCTTAGGTCATCACACAATCAGAATCCCCATCATGTCGGATCAGCTCCATCTGTTGTTCCTTTTCAGAGGCAGTATGGGTATTTTCCCGAGTCAGCGGAGCCATCCTTCATGAACCAGTTTGCACTTGGTAATATTGGGTTTAACCGAAAAGGTGGGACTGGACTTATGAATATGACTCCTCACCCCACACTGAACCAAGGCATCATATCAGGAAGCATGTCAGATAATAATTCACCCAATGTGAGAATGATGTCTGCTCACAGATCTGGGCCTACTCTCTTTGGCAATGCTCCATATCCTGCACTAAGTTCCATAGGCATTGATGGTCTAGTTGATTGGCACCGCAGTCGACGAGTTGACAACCACGGGGGTCAAGCAGACAAGCAGCAGTATCAGCTTGATTTGGACAAAATTATCAAGGGGGAAGACACTCGAACaacgataatgataaaaaatattccAAATAA GTACACCTCAAAGATGCTTTTGGCTGCAATAGATGAAACTCACAGTGGCACTTATGATTTTCTGTACTTGCCAATTGATTTTAAG AATAAATGCAATGTGGGTTATGCATTTATAAACATGTCGTCTCCTTCACACGTGGTCTCATTTTACAAG GCATTTAACGGAAAGAAATGGGAGAAGTTTAACAGTGAGAAGGTTGCTTCTCTGGCATATGCACGAATCCAGGGTAGATCAGCACTTGTTGCCCACTTCCAAAACTCAAGCTTGATGAATGAAGATAAGAGATGCCGACCTATTCTTTTTGATCCTGAGGGAGCAGATACTGGCAATGAG GTTTTGCAGGAACTCTTTCCATCGAGCAGTCTGCACATACAACAAGAAGATGGGGCTGTTTCGGTGGGGGTCTCGCCTGAAAGTCCACAAGGAAGCAGTCCAAGTGGGAAGTCCGAGAAAAGCACCTTATCTGGAACTGTGTTGAAAGAATAG
- the LOC135631344 gene encoding probable WRKY transcription factor 31 has protein sequence MTQSYMDNSGGIGVLTLDTSAPLFLASSLSYGGGGILKRKQPMDSGGHHGGAGTIEFPFSLNPRRDAETANEALTSKRVVADEVDFFSDEKKKQKKKDTIAASPVETDLDLKVPSLGIKKEDLTIQTGLHLRNGDTAKESVDDGMAAMQAELARMNEENQKLRGMLSQVNSSYSALRMQLATLMQQRNRTPQAHEEKIDAENGDQGGARVLRQFLDLGPDADVDEHSNSSIASLERSSSTPENVEVGSMGYGLHKNEGNPREALELTPTATAEQESTMRRTRVSVRARSEAPTITDGCQWRKYGQKIAKGNPCPRAYYRCTMATGCPVRKQVQRCADDRSILITTYEGTHNHPLPPAAMAMASATSAAASTLFSGSTSSADGLMNSNFLSRAVLPCSSSVATISASAPFPTVTLDLTRSPDPLQSQRTPAGQFQFPFPALGALPQPPSLPPVFGQTLLNQSRFSGLQVSSGMAATQFPHPKPQTTMPSSLEETVNAATAAITADPNFTAVLAAAIKSIIGGNDQAVNSSQNDNVAKKSYSLQQ, from the exons ATGACACAGAGCTATATGGACAACAGCGGTGGCATAGGAGTGCTCACCTTGGACACATCGGCTCCTCTTTTCCTCGCTTCGTCTTTGAGCTACGGCGGTGGAGGTATTCTGAAGCGCAAACAGCCTATGGACTCCGGCGGCCACCACGGTGGCGCCGGCACCATCGAGTTCCCGTTCAGCCTAAATCCCCGAAGGGATGCTGAGACGGCGAACGAGGCGTTGACAAGCAAGCGGGTCGTCGCGGATGAGGTGGATTTCTTCTCCgatgagaagaagaagcagaagaaaaagGATACGATTGCAGCAAGCCCGGTGGAGACAGATCTCGATCTGAAGGTGCCAAGTCTTGGTATCAAGAAAGAAGACCTCACCATTCAG ACTGGATTGCACCTGCGCAACGGCGATACGGCTAAGGAATCGGTGGACGATGGGATGGCAGCCATGCAAGCGGAATTGGCACGCATGAACGAAGAGAACCAGAAGCTAAGGGGAATGCTCAGCCAAGTCAACTCCAGCTACAGTGCCCTCCGGATGCAACTGGCCACACTGATGCAGCAGCGGAACAGAACCCCGCAAGCACATGAG GAAAAGATCGATGCCGAAAATGGCGACCAAGGAGGAGCTCGCGTCCTGAGGCAGTTCCTGGATTTGGGTCCGGACGCCGACGTCGACGAGCACTCCAACTCGTCAATTGCTAGTCTCGAGCGATCCTCGTCGACGCCGGAAAACGTCGAAGTGGGATCGATGGGTTACGGTCTACACAAGAACGAAGGTAACCCCCGCGAAGCACTTGAATTGACCCCCACAGCGACTGCCGAGCAGGAATCCACCATGAGGAGGACTCGTGTTTCTGTTCGAGCTCGATCTGAAGCCCCCACG ATCACCGATGGGTGTCAATGGCGCAAGTATGGGCAGAAGATTGCGAAGGGGAACCCGTGCCCGAGAGCTTACTACAGATGCACCATGGCCACCGGTTGCCCCGTCCGCAAACAG GTGCAAAGGTGCGCCGACGACCGATCGATCCTGATAACGACGTATGAGGGCACTCACAACCACCCCCTCCCACCGGCAGCGATGGCGATGGCATCGGCCACCTCGGCCGCGGCATCGACGCTCTTCTCGGGTTCCACGTCGAGCGCCGATGGGCTGATGAACTCGAACTTCCTGTCACGAGCTGTTCTCCCTTGTTCCTCGAGCGTCGCCACCATATCGGCTTCCGCTCCTTTCCCGACCGTCACGTTGGATCTCACCCGAAGCCCTGATCCGTTGCAGTCCCAGAGGACGCCCGCAGGCCAATTCCAGTTCCCCTTCCCGGCCCTCGGTGCGCTGCCTCAGCCTCCGTCCCTGCCGCCGGTCTTCGGCCAGACACTACTCAACCAGTCGAGGTTCTCGGGGCTGCAAGTGTCGTCCGGGATGGCCGCCACCCAATTCCCACACCCAAAGCCGCAGACGACCATGCCGTCCTCACTGGAGGAAACCGTGAACGCGGCAACAGCTGCCATAACGGCCGACCCAAACTTCACAGCGGTGCTCGCCGCTGCCATCAAGTCCATCATCGGCGGTAATGATCAGGCCGTCAACAGCAGCCAAAACGACAACGTCGCCAAGAAATCTTACAGCTTGCAACAATAG
- the LOC135631798 gene encoding protein MEI2-like 2 isoform X2 produces MDLTLRNSVPIRSLNTDSVNTLEKVDNAPEIPSGSDVLYGSNDVGLFSSSLPVLRHGKLNFSDTLGGVHSTVDASSKLKKLSKDVEGKVRVDDFKLQGMGLLLPDDEEALLSGIMDDFDLSGLPGKVDELEDYDLFGNLGGMELDSDPTESITVGMAKASISDGFLGNGIGQYSLPNSVGAVSGEHPYGEHPSRTLFVRNINSNVEDSELQLLFEQYGEIRSLYTACKHRGFVMISYYDIRSARTAMRALQNKPLRRRKLDIHFSIPKDNPSDKDMNQGTLVIFNLDPSVSNDDLRQIFGAYGEVKEIRETPHKQHHKFIEFFDVRAAEAALRSLNKSDIAGKRIKLEPSRPGGARRNLMQHLTHELEQDETRVYLHHGGSPINNSPPGPWAHFSSPNDNIPLQVFSQSQNGLAMSPIVNDHLPGLGSVFPPMLSTSVKIAPIGKDQTRLNHADHIISRSSLLHGGGYHSHSFPDHSCGVMTSASGNLASFGSSTPNSSGVGTLTGPQFLWGKLTSYPENTQSSVWQPLPTGSSFMSNGQGQGQSFLYSSSHGSFLRSSHNQNPHHVGSAPSVVPFQRQYGYFPESAEPSFMNQFALGNIGFNRKGGTGLMNMTPHPTLNQGIISGSMSDNNSPNVRMMSAHRSGPTLFGNAPYPALSSIGIDGLVDWHRSRRVDNHGGQADKQQYQLDLDKIIKGEDTRTTIMIKNIPNKYTSKMLLAAIDETHSGTYDFLYLPIDFKNKCNVGYAFINMSSPSHVVSFYKAFNGKKWEKFNSEKVASLAYARIQGRSALVAHFQNSSLMNEDKRCRPILFDPEGADTGNEELFPSSSLHIQQEDGAVSVGVSPESPQGSSPSGKSEKSTLSGTVLKE; encoded by the exons ATGGATCTGACTTTGAGGAATTCAGTTCCAATCC GTTCTTTAAATACTGATTCAGTGAACACACTGGAGAAGGTTGATAATGCTCCTGAAATTCCTTCTGGTTCCGATGTTCTTTATGGATCAAATGACGTTGGCCTTTTCTCTAGCTCATTGCCGGTCCTTCGTCATGGGAAAT TAAACTTTTCGGATACACTCGGTGGTGTTCACTCAACTGTTGATGCATCTTCTAAATTGAAAAAGCTAAGCAAAGATGTGGAGGGTAAGGTTCGTGTGGATGATTTCAAACTCCAAGGAATGGGGCTTTTGTTACCTGATGATGAAGAAGCACTTTTGTCTGGCATTATGGATGATTTTGACCTTAGTGGGTTGCCTGGTAAAGTTGATGAGTTGGAGGATTATGATCTTTTTGGCAATTTAGGGGGTATGGAATTGGATTCTGATCCTACAGAGAGTATTACAGTTGGTATGGCAAAGGCGAGCATCTCTGATGGCTTTTTAGGCAATGGGATTGGTCAGTACAGTCTTCCGAATAGTGTTGGGGCAGTTTCAGGAGAGCACCCATATGGAGAGCATCCTTCGAGAACTTTGTTTGTGAGGAACATTAATAGTAATGTGGAAGACTCTGAATTGCAGTTACTCTTTGAG CAATATGGGGAAATCCGCAGTCTTTATACTGCATGCAAACACAGGGGATTTGTGATGATATCTTACTATGATATTCGATCTGCTCGAACTGCCATGCGTGCCTTACAGAACAAGCCCTTAAGACGCAGaaagcttgacatccatttttcaaTTCCAAAG GATAACCCCTCAGACAAGGATATGAACCAAGGAACTCTTGTGATTTTTAATTTGGATCCTTCGGTTTCTAATGATGACCTTAGGCAAATATTTGGTGCATATGGAGAAGTTAAAGAG ATAAGGGAAACTCCTCACAAGCAACACCACAAATTTATTGAGTTCTTTGATGTCAGAGCAGCAGAAGCTGCCCTTCGGTCTTTGAACAAAAGTGATATAGCTGGGAAGCGAATAAAGTTAGAACCTAGCCGCCCTGGTGGAGCTCGGAGGAA CTTGATGCAACATCTGACTCATGAATTGGAGCAAGATGAAACGAGAGTTTATCTGCATCATGGGGGCTCACCTATTAACAATTCACCTCCAG GTCCATGGGCTCACTTCAGTAGTCCAAATGATAACATCCCACTACAAGTTTTTAGCCAGTCCCAGAATGGGTTAGCAATGAGCCCTATCGTAAATGACCATTTGCCTGGATTAGGTTCTGTATTTCCTCCGATGTTGTCAACTTCTGTCAAGATTGCACCAATCGGCAAGGACCAAACTAGGTTGAATCATGCTGACCATATAATCTCTAGAAGCAGTCTTTTACATGGAGGTGGGTATCATTCTCATTCCTTCCCAGATCATAGTTGTGGAGTGATGACGTCGGCTTCAGGAAACTTAGCTTCTTTTGGTTCTTCAACTCCAAATTCATCTGGTGTTGGAACTCTGACTGGCCCACAGTTCCTCTGGGGTAAATTGACTTCTTACCCGGAGAATACACAGTCGTCTGTATGGCAACCTCTACCTACAGGAAGTTCATTCATGTCAAATGGTCAAGGACAAGGTCAAAGCTTTCTCTATTCAAGCAGTCATGGCTCATTCCTTAGGTCATCACACAATCAGAATCCCCATCATGTCGGATCAGCTCCATCTGTTGTTCCTTTTCAGAGGCAGTATGGGTATTTTCCCGAGTCAGCGGAGCCATCCTTCATGAACCAGTTTGCACTTGGTAATATTGGGTTTAACCGAAAAGGTGGGACTGGACTTATGAATATGACTCCTCACCCCACACTGAACCAAGGCATCATATCAGGAAGCATGTCAGATAATAATTCACCCAATGTGAGAATGATGTCTGCTCACAGATCTGGGCCTACTCTCTTTGGCAATGCTCCATATCCTGCACTAAGTTCCATAGGCATTGATGGTCTAGTTGATTGGCACCGCAGTCGACGAGTTGACAACCACGGGGGTCAAGCAGACAAGCAGCAGTATCAGCTTGATTTGGACAAAATTATCAAGGGGGAAGACACTCGAACaacgataatgataaaaaatattccAAATAA GTACACCTCAAAGATGCTTTTGGCTGCAATAGATGAAACTCACAGTGGCACTTATGATTTTCTGTACTTGCCAATTGATTTTAAG AATAAATGCAATGTGGGTTATGCATTTATAAACATGTCGTCTCCTTCACACGTGGTCTCATTTTACAAG GCATTTAACGGAAAGAAATGGGAGAAGTTTAACAGTGAGAAGGTTGCTTCTCTGGCATATGCACGAATCCAGGGTAGATCAGCACTTGTTGCCCACTTCCAAAACTCAAGCTTGATGAATGAAGATAAGAGATGCCGACCTATTCTTTTTGATCCTGAGGGAGCAGATACTGGCAATGAG GAACTCTTTCCATCGAGCAGTCTGCACATACAACAAGAAGATGGGGCTGTTTCGGTGGGGGTCTCGCCTGAAAGTCCACAAGGAAGCAGTCCAAGTGGGAAGTCCGAGAAAAGCACCTTATCTGGAACTGTGTTGAAAGAATAG